From Priestia filamentosa, a single genomic window includes:
- a CDS encoding fumarylacetoacetate hydrolase family protein: MSNVQIKRHGISYREETAIDPSYTGTSAIFHKTKGLVLDAPISGTIYGTLLNYKGTLSSLGDAIHEAPYKEPPKAPVMYIKPANTVIGHGMPIPCPVDIDELEIGASLGIVIGKQATNVSMNEAFHYVEGFTIVNDVSVPHESVYRPAIKQKARDGFCPVGPWIVEKCEVKNPGHLGIRVYINGELKQENTTSNLIRPIQQLIADVTEFMTLTKGDVLLVGIPENAPIAKKGDHIRIEIDQIGFLENQIVAEDEVKLGGKI; the protein is encoded by the coding sequence ATGAGTAATGTACAAATAAAAAGGCATGGAATTTCATATAGGGAAGAAACAGCAATAGATCCAAGCTATACAGGAACTAGCGCTATATTCCATAAAACAAAGGGGTTAGTTCTTGATGCTCCCATAAGCGGCACAATTTATGGGACATTACTAAATTATAAAGGTACCCTAAGCTCATTAGGGGACGCTATACATGAGGCTCCTTATAAAGAACCTCCAAAAGCTCCGGTCATGTATATTAAACCAGCGAATACAGTGATTGGGCACGGCATGCCTATTCCATGCCCCGTAGACATAGATGAACTAGAAATAGGCGCATCACTTGGAATTGTCATAGGAAAACAGGCCACAAATGTTTCAATGAACGAAGCTTTCCATTATGTAGAAGGATTTACAATTGTAAACGATGTGAGTGTTCCTCATGAAAGTGTATACCGACCAGCAATAAAGCAAAAAGCTCGCGACGGTTTTTGTCCGGTTGGTCCTTGGATTGTGGAGAAGTGTGAAGTTAAAAACCCGGGTCATTTAGGGATAAGAGTATATATTAATGGCGAATTAAAACAAGAAAATACAACAAGTAATCTCATTCGTCCAATCCAACAGTTAATAGCGGATGTAACCGAATTTATGACCTTAACTAAAGGAGATGTCCTTCTTGTAGGGATTCCTGAAAATGCCCCAATAGCTAAAAAAGGGGACCACATTCGAATTGAAATCGATCAAATAGGTTTTTTAGAAAATCAAATTGTCGCTGAGGATGAAGTGAAGTTAGGAGGAAAAATATGA
- a CDS encoding solute symporter family protein translates to MDGKVIGLFLLVVFITLLITFYTARKTKDARSFYTAGGGLKGWQNGFAIAGDFMSASSFLGLIGAISLFGYDGLFLMYGALVSYLVVLLLVAEPLRNLGKYTLADMITERFRSKKIRAVTAFNALTISIFYMLAQLVAAGALFKLLLGINYELSVIIVGIVMLSFVLFGGMTATSWVQIIKAFLLLGGTIFIFILVMSKFDFNFIRVFQEMKTATPLKEAYLNPGAKYTNGLDAISLTLGLVLGTAGLPHVLSRFLTVPDAKVARKSVVYSIWIIGLFYIMVIFLGFAAARFVGVDTIMAANSAGNMAAPLLAEMLGGETLFAIISAVAFATILAVVAGIVITGATAFSHDFYNEILKNGKATQGQQMKMARIASIGITVLSIILALFVQNMNVAFLASLALTVGASSNLPVILFTVYWKRFNITGAITGILVGLIGTLLFVSLSPSIWSPIKGAALFVGEPLFPLTSPGIVSIPLGFLGAYLGTILSTKRETGNFDEILVKSNTGNDVKGVNHH, encoded by the coding sequence ATGGACGGTAAAGTTATCGGACTTTTTCTCTTAGTTGTTTTTATCACTCTCTTAATTACCTTTTACACAGCTCGAAAGACGAAAGATGCTCGATCTTTTTATACAGCTGGAGGGGGATTAAAAGGATGGCAAAACGGTTTTGCTATTGCAGGTGATTTTATGTCTGCTTCTTCTTTTCTCGGTCTAATTGGAGCCATTTCCCTTTTTGGTTATGACGGCCTTTTTCTGATGTACGGGGCGCTTGTTTCTTATCTCGTCGTATTGTTGCTTGTTGCAGAACCGCTGCGCAATTTAGGAAAGTATACGCTAGCTGACATGATTACAGAGCGCTTTCGATCTAAAAAAATAAGAGCAGTCACCGCTTTTAATGCGTTAACGATATCGATTTTCTATATGCTAGCTCAGCTAGTAGCAGCTGGAGCCTTATTTAAACTTTTATTAGGTATCAACTATGAACTTTCTGTCATTATCGTCGGGATTGTTATGCTTAGCTTTGTTCTCTTCGGAGGCATGACTGCGACAAGTTGGGTGCAAATAATCAAAGCTTTTCTTCTTTTGGGCGGGACAATTTTTATCTTTATTCTTGTTATGAGTAAGTTTGACTTTAATTTTATCCGTGTATTCCAGGAAATGAAAACGGCAACACCACTTAAAGAAGCCTATTTAAATCCTGGGGCAAAGTATACAAATGGTCTTGATGCTATTTCACTGACACTTGGTTTAGTTCTTGGCACAGCTGGTTTGCCTCATGTATTAAGCAGATTTCTGACTGTTCCAGATGCAAAAGTGGCTAGAAAGTCTGTTGTTTATTCGATTTGGATTATAGGTCTCTTTTATATTATGGTTATCTTCTTAGGATTTGCTGCTGCTAGATTTGTAGGAGTTGATACAATTATGGCCGCAAACTCAGCTGGAAATATGGCCGCTCCTTTATTGGCAGAAATGCTTGGGGGAGAGACGTTATTTGCTATTATCTCAGCTGTTGCATTTGCAACGATATTAGCGGTAGTGGCAGGCATTGTTATTACAGGAGCCACCGCTTTTTCACATGATTTTTATAATGAAATTCTGAAAAATGGAAAGGCAACACAAGGTCAACAAATGAAAATGGCTCGTATTGCTTCTATTGGCATTACCGTTCTTTCCATTATCCTAGCTTTATTTGTTCAAAATATGAATGTAGCTTTTTTAGCCTCACTTGCTTTAACAGTAGGAGCTAGCTCTAATTTGCCTGTTATTTTATTTACAGTATATTGGAAGCGTTTCAATATAACTGGTGCCATCACAGGAATTCTTGTTGGATTGATAGGAACACTTCTTTTCGTTTCATTAAGCCCGAGTATCTGGAGTCCAATAAAAGGTGCTGCTCTATTTGTGGGAGAACCTTTATTTCCCTTAACCTCTCCAGGAATTGTATCGATTCCACTTGGGTTCTTAGGCGCTTATCTAGGTACCATACTTTCTACAAAACGGGAAACAGGGAATTTTGATGAAATTTTAGTGAAATCAAATACAGGAAACGATGTAAAAGGCGTAAACCATCATTAG
- a CDS encoding DUF485 domain-containing protein, translating to MELKKEAAETPVSLNYKRMVVSSPFQKLIKTKKRFTLFTTIFFLVFSLLLPVLAFYSNILTKPLIDPFSWGWAFAFAQFFMTWGVCHLYMKKAAEFDQIAKNVLETEEKEMERDGR from the coding sequence ATGGAATTAAAGAAAGAAGCAGCTGAAACCCCTGTTTCGCTTAATTATAAAAGAATGGTAGTTTCATCTCCTTTTCAAAAATTAATAAAAACTAAAAAGAGATTTACGTTGTTCACTACCATCTTTTTCTTAGTATTCTCGTTACTACTTCCAGTATTAGCTTTTTACTCTAATATTCTAACAAAACCGCTCATTGATCCTTTCTCATGGGGCTGGGCTTTTGCCTTTGCCCAGTTTTTTATGACATGGGGAGTTTGTCATTTATATATGAAGAAAGCAGCCGAATTCGACCAAATCGCAAAAAATGTGCTAGAAACAGAAGAGAAGGAGATGGAGCGGGATGGACGGTAA